A single genomic interval of Antechinus flavipes isolate AdamAnt ecotype Samford, QLD, Australia chromosome 1, AdamAnt_v2, whole genome shotgun sequence harbors:
- the FAM166B gene encoding protein FAM166B isoform X3 yields the protein MASSAFPPGLPPQVPYYIPGYTGHCPQLGFSLGKTYGQLTAQLLLSGPSDLAWPPAHRMLLPPIKHSCHGYERIKSNMIPGYTGFVPRSQHIFAKRCTQVWAEALRDFTSHLGTGYKELLEAEKKELEPKAEDEKESEKHLKLELQSEQKPKASPYSMDDRDPEKFFISGFTGFVPRMTKVLKASWSCSKIPDEVDGLSAPQGVKNHLILKI from the exons ATGGCCAGCTCTGCCTTCCCCCCAGGGCTACCACCCCAGGTTCCTTATTACATCCCAGG GTATACTGGACACTGCCCACAGCTTGGGTTCAGCCTGGGGAAGACCTACGGACAACTGACCGCACAGCTGCTGCTGTCTGGCCCCTCTGACCTAGCCTGGCCCCCTGCCCATCGCATGCTTCTGCCCCCAATTAAGCATTCTTGCCATGGATATGAGAGGATCAAGTCCAATATGATCCCAGGGTACACAG GCTTTGTGCCCCGGTCTCAGCACATCTTTGCTAAGAGATGCACCCAGGTCTGGGCTGAAGCTTTGAGGGACTTTACTAGCCATCTAGGTACAGGGTATAAAGAACTGCTGGAGGCTGAGAAGAAAGAACTGGAGCCTAAGGCAGAGGATGAGAAGGAATCAGAGAAGCATCTGAAGCTAGAACTGCAGTCAGAGCAAAAACCAAAG GCCTCTCCCTATTCCATGGATGACAGAGATCCTGAGAAGTTCTTCATCTCAG GGTTTACTGGATTTGTGCC CAGGATGACAAAGGTCCTAAAAGCAAGTTGGAGCTGCTCTAAAATACCAGATGAGGTGGATGGCCTATCAGCTCCACAAGGAGTTAAAAACCATCTGATCTTGAAAATCTAG
- the FAM166B gene encoding protein FAM166B isoform X1, giving the protein MASSAFPPGLPPQVPYYIPGYTGHCPQLGFSLGKTYGQLTAQLLLSGPSDLAWPPAHRMLLPPIKHSCHGYERIKSNMIPGYTGFVPRSQHIFAKRCTQVWAEALRDFTSHLGTGYKELLEAEKKELEPKAEDEKESEKHLKLELQSEQKPKASPYSMDDRDPEKFFISGFTGFVPRARFHFGSSFPVLTNQALQEFGQMCPGARGQRDQKHIPSLSRTYLKNLGMVPCYRDYGSGETWNGNLNQTGEKGEYFGEPEGQDDKGPKSKLELL; this is encoded by the exons ATGGCCAGCTCTGCCTTCCCCCCAGGGCTACCACCCCAGGTTCCTTATTACATCCCAGG GTATACTGGACACTGCCCACAGCTTGGGTTCAGCCTGGGGAAGACCTACGGACAACTGACCGCACAGCTGCTGCTGTCTGGCCCCTCTGACCTAGCCTGGCCCCCTGCCCATCGCATGCTTCTGCCCCCAATTAAGCATTCTTGCCATGGATATGAGAGGATCAAGTCCAATATGATCCCAGGGTACACAG GCTTTGTGCCCCGGTCTCAGCACATCTTTGCTAAGAGATGCACCCAGGTCTGGGCTGAAGCTTTGAGGGACTTTACTAGCCATCTAGGTACAGGGTATAAAGAACTGCTGGAGGCTGAGAAGAAAGAACTGGAGCCTAAGGCAGAGGATGAGAAGGAATCAGAGAAGCATCTGAAGCTAGAACTGCAGTCAGAGCAAAAACCAAAG GCCTCTCCCTATTCCATGGATGACAGAGATCCTGAGAAGTTCTTCATCTCAG GGTTTACTGGATTTGTGCCCCGAGCCCGTTTTCATTTTGGCTCTAGTTTTCCTGTCCTCACCAATCAGGCTCTGCAGGAATTTGGGCAGATGTGCCCAGGGGCCCGGGGCCAGAGGGACCAAAAGCATATTCCCAGTCTTTCCAGGACCTACTTAAAGAATTTAGGCATGGTGCCCTGTTATAGGGATTATGGATCAGGTGAGACCTGGAATGGAAATCTGAATCAGACTGGGGAGAAAGGGGAATACTTTGGGGAGCCAGAGGGACAGGATGACAAAGGTCCTAAAAGCAAGTTGGAGCTGCTCTAA
- the FAM166B gene encoding protein FAM166B isoform X2, with protein sequence MTMDKIFNFIKWVERYTGHCPQLGFSLGKTYGQLTAQLLLSGPSDLAWPPAHRMLLPPIKHSCHGYERIKSNMIPGYTGFVPRSQHIFAKRCTQVWAEALRDFTSHLGTGYKELLEAEKKELEPKAEDEKESEKHLKLELQSEQKPKASPYSMDDRDPEKFFISGFTGFVPRARFHFGSSFPVLTNQALQEFGQMCPGARGQRDQKHIPSLSRTYLKNLGMVPCYRDYGSGETWNGNLNQTGEKGEYFGEPEGQDDKGPKSKLELL encoded by the exons GTATACTGGACACTGCCCACAGCTTGGGTTCAGCCTGGGGAAGACCTACGGACAACTGACCGCACAGCTGCTGCTGTCTGGCCCCTCTGACCTAGCCTGGCCCCCTGCCCATCGCATGCTTCTGCCCCCAATTAAGCATTCTTGCCATGGATATGAGAGGATCAAGTCCAATATGATCCCAGGGTACACAG GCTTTGTGCCCCGGTCTCAGCACATCTTTGCTAAGAGATGCACCCAGGTCTGGGCTGAAGCTTTGAGGGACTTTACTAGCCATCTAGGTACAGGGTATAAAGAACTGCTGGAGGCTGAGAAGAAAGAACTGGAGCCTAAGGCAGAGGATGAGAAGGAATCAGAGAAGCATCTGAAGCTAGAACTGCAGTCAGAGCAAAAACCAAAG GCCTCTCCCTATTCCATGGATGACAGAGATCCTGAGAAGTTCTTCATCTCAG GGTTTACTGGATTTGTGCCCCGAGCCCGTTTTCATTTTGGCTCTAGTTTTCCTGTCCTCACCAATCAGGCTCTGCAGGAATTTGGGCAGATGTGCCCAGGGGCCCGGGGCCAGAGGGACCAAAAGCATATTCCCAGTCTTTCCAGGACCTACTTAAAGAATTTAGGCATGGTGCCCTGTTATAGGGATTATGGATCAGGTGAGACCTGGAATGGAAATCTGAATCAGACTGGGGAGAAAGGGGAATACTTTGGGGAGCCAGAGGGACAGGATGACAAAGGTCCTAAAAGCAAGTTGGAGCTGCTCTAA